A window of Bacteroidota bacterium contains these coding sequences:
- the recA gene encoding recombinase RecA, whose product MAKDSKEKEVNKEKLKALQLTIDKLEKTYGKGTIMKLGDSPVEAMEVIPTGSLALDIALGVGGYPKGRIIEIYGPESSGKTTLAIHAIAEVQKQGGIAAIVDAEHAFDRFYAQKLGVDIESLLISQPDNGEQALEIADNLIRSGAVDILVIDSVAALTPKAEIEGEMGDSKMGLQARLMSQALRKLTANISKTGCCCVFINQLREKIGVMFGNPETTTGGNALKFYASVRLDIRRAGQIKDGETATGNRARVKVVKNKVAPPFRQAEFDILFGEGISRVGEIIDLGVEHGIIKKSGSWFSYEDMKLGQGRDAVKNLFADNPEVMERIEAQIREALSGVPAPEAAVES is encoded by the coding sequence ATGGCTAAAGACAGCAAAGAAAAGGAAGTGAACAAAGAGAAGTTGAAGGCATTGCAGTTGACGATTGATAAACTTGAGAAGACCTACGGCAAAGGAACAATTATGAAGCTGGGCGATAGTCCGGTGGAGGCTATGGAAGTAATTCCCACCGGTTCGCTGGCGCTGGATATTGCGCTGGGTGTGGGCGGTTATCCCAAAGGCCGTATTATTGAGATTTACGGTCCCGAATCATCCGGTAAAACTACGCTGGCCATTCATGCCATTGCCGAAGTGCAGAAGCAGGGCGGCATTGCAGCCATTGTGGATGCGGAGCACGCGTTTGACCGTTTTTATGCACAGAAATTAGGCGTGGATATTGAAAGCCTGCTTATTTCGCAGCCCGACAATGGCGAACAGGCACTGGAAATTGCCGATAACCTGATTCGTTCGGGTGCGGTGGATATTCTGGTAATCGACTCGGTGGCGGCACTTACGCCCAAAGCAGAGATCGAAGGTGAAATGGGCGATTCGAAAATGGGTTTGCAGGCGCGTTTGATGTCGCAGGCCTTGCGTAAACTCACAGCCAACATCAGCAAAACCGGCTGCTGCTGCGTATTCATCAACCAGCTGCGCGAGAAAATTGGTGTAATGTTCGGTAACCCCGAAACCACCACCGGCGGTAATGCGCTTAAGTTTTATGCTTCGGTGCGTCTCGACATCCGCCGTGCCGGACAAATTAAAGACGGAGAAACCGCCACCGGCAACCGTGCCCGTGTGAAAGTGGTTAAGAACAAGGTAGCGCCGCCGTTCCGTCAGGCTGAGTTTGATATTCTCTTCGGCGAAGGCATTTCGCGTGTGGGTGAAATCATCGACCTCGGTGTGGAACACGGCATTATCAAGAAAAGCGGCTCGTGGTTCAGCTACGAGGATATGAAATTAGGTCAGGGACGCGATGCGGTGAAGAACCTCTTTGCCGACAATCCCGAAGTCATGGAGCGCATAGAAGCGCAAATCCGTGAAGCCCTGAGCGGTGTTCCGGCGCCCGAAGCTGCAGTTGAAAGCTGA
- a CDS encoding bifunctional 3-deoxy-7-phosphoheptulonate synthase/chorismate mutase type II — MNPPKPHAANAASLILQKNVVIAGPCSAETETQVISTAEKLAATGKVHLLRAGAWKPRTSPGEFEGVGIKALPWLAEARLRTGLPFGVEVATARHAEDAMLYEADFLWIGARTTVNPFAVQQIADALRNTNVPVLVKNPVNPDVKLWAGAVERVMRAGIVHTAIIHRGFSVYGYTHHRNAPLWQLPIEMKRLFPQLPLITDPSHICGQRNSLAAVIQQAIDLGSDGLMIEVHENPDQARTDREQQLTPAQFNELLDRIAHKKTNSANPEYSQRLHQLRSTIDNIDDELFSQISDRMRVASAIGMLKQENNITVLQSSRWNEIMQRAMEKGQKLGLSESFVRTYMQALHLESIRIQQLNQ, encoded by the coding sequence ATGAACCCACCAAAACCACACGCTGCAAATGCGGCATCGCTTATATTACAAAAAAACGTTGTAATTGCCGGCCCCTGTAGTGCCGAAACGGAAACACAGGTTATTTCAACGGCCGAAAAACTGGCCGCCACAGGTAAAGTACATTTGCTCAGAGCCGGAGCTTGGAAACCACGTACTTCGCCGGGTGAATTTGAAGGTGTTGGAATAAAGGCGCTGCCCTGGCTGGCCGAAGCCCGCCTGCGAACCGGTTTGCCATTTGGCGTGGAAGTAGCCACTGCTCGCCATGCTGAAGACGCGATGCTTTATGAAGCTGATTTTCTCTGGATTGGCGCGCGTACTACGGTTAATCCTTTCGCTGTGCAGCAAATTGCCGATGCACTGCGAAATACCAATGTACCGGTACTTGTAAAAAATCCGGTAAATCCCGATGTGAAACTCTGGGCCGGCGCAGTTGAACGTGTAATGCGTGCAGGCATTGTACATACCGCAATCATTCATCGCGGTTTTAGCGTATATGGATATACACACCACCGGAATGCTCCGCTTTGGCAACTGCCTATCGAAATGAAACGGCTTTTCCCTCAGCTTCCCCTCATTACCGATCCGTCGCACATTTGCGGACAACGAAATTCGCTGGCTGCTGTTATTCAACAAGCTATTGATCTTGGCAGCGACGGATTAATGATAGAAGTTCACGAAAACCCCGACCAGGCCCGGACCGACCGTGAACAACAACTTACCCCGGCACAATTCAATGAGCTGCTTGACCGTATAGCTCATAAAAAAACAAACTCCGCCAATCCCGAATATTCACAAAGGCTGCACCAGCTGCGCAGCACAATTGATAATATCGACGATGAGCTCTTTTCACAAATTTCAGACCGCATGCGTGTGGCCTCAGCAATCGGAATGCTCAAACAGGAAAACAACATCACTGTATTGCAGTCTTCCCGATGGAATGAAATTATGCAACGCGCAATGGAAAAGGGGCAAAAGCTCGGACTGAGTGAATCATTTGTCCGCACCTATATGCAGGCACTGCATCTCGAAAGTATCCGTATTCAGCAACTCAATCAATAA
- a CDS encoding prephenate dehydratase translates to MRNHFIAIQGSLSSFHDLAARKYFGEDVSVLQCGSFREVCERICNNECDYGIIAIENKVAGSILLNYQLIELFKLNVIGEVFVPVELHLLGPAGMKMSEVKEILSHPVALGQSQLFLSKLRNVVINEYKDTATCASMVAGGLQNGLAVIAGSAVAQKFGLEIISPNICDTELNYTRFYILSKGQDYPENPNKASVTIRTAHTPGSLAGALSCLASHSLNVTKIQSVPVPGHIHEYSFHLDIEFTNKACLENGLLELKSCTKSVHLHGMYRSATPH, encoded by the coding sequence ATGAGAAATCATTTCATTGCCATTCAGGGTTCACTTTCTTCCTTTCATGATCTTGCTGCGCGAAAATACTTCGGCGAAGATGTTTCTGTTTTGCAGTGCGGCTCATTCAGAGAAGTATGCGAAAGAATATGTAACAACGAGTGTGATTACGGCATTATCGCCATCGAAAACAAAGTGGCCGGGAGCATCCTGTTAAATTACCAGCTTATTGAGCTGTTCAAACTTAATGTAATCGGCGAAGTTTTTGTTCCTGTTGAATTGCATCTCCTGGGCCCGGCAGGAATGAAAATGAGTGAAGTAAAGGAAATACTTTCTCACCCCGTGGCACTGGGTCAGTCGCAGTTATTTCTTTCCAAACTGCGTAATGTGGTAATAAATGAATACAAAGATACTGCCACCTGTGCCTCTATGGTTGCCGGCGGCTTACAGAATGGGCTGGCTGTAATTGCCGGTTCTGCTGTTGCTCAAAAGTTCGGACTGGAGATAATTTCACCGAATATATGCGATACGGAATTGAATTACACCCGCTTTTACATATTAAGTAAAGGGCAGGACTATCCTGAAAATCCGAACAAGGCATCCGTAACCATCCGTACTGCTCACACACCGGGTAGTCTGGCCGGGGCATTGAGTTGTTTAGCCAGTCATTCGCTTAATGTAACCAAAATCCAGAGCGTACCTGTTCCCGGCCACATACATGAATATTCATTTCATCTCGACATTGAATTTACCAATAAAGCCTGTCTGGAAAATGGGCTTCTCGAATTGAAATCCTGCACTAAATCTGTTCATCTGCATGGTATGTACCGCAGTGCAACACCTCACTAA
- a CDS encoding tetratricopeptide repeat protein, producing the protein MSIRVLLLLPFAAFLLNFSAGCGEGTPADKPAPKDSMALKLQAINDKLLKEPNNLDLYIERSRHYINVKNYEAALADVNRVLKLDSSKAEYLSAGVDVYFFTNQTRRANELLIRLVELHPENVDGLLRLAQMKHYLRKYEEELSLLDRVLRIDVNNSQAYFMKGMAFKETGDTAKAISSMQTAVEQDPDYYNAWIQLGVIAASKKDPMATQYYSNALKVQPQSQEAFYHLGMFYQNTQQYNPALEAYNTLLQLNPNHFDAHFNLGYLHTVELNDPTKGMEYFNLCIKDNPKEPRGYYGMGYCYKEKGDIANAEAMFKKALEVDPKYENAVIELNELDRIKKVGK; encoded by the coding sequence ATGTCCATTCGCGTACTTCTTCTGCTGCCTTTTGCGGCATTCCTGCTCAACTTCTCGGCCGGCTGCGGCGAGGGTACTCCTGCTGATAAACCTGCGCCCAAAGATTCAATGGCCCTGAAACTGCAGGCCATCAATGATAAGCTGCTGAAAGAGCCTAACAATCTTGATTTGTACATCGAACGCTCGCGGCATTACATCAATGTAAAAAACTACGAAGCCGCACTGGCCGATGTAAACCGCGTGCTGAAATTAGACAGCAGCAAAGCCGAGTACCTCAGCGCCGGTGTAGATGTGTATTTCTTCACCAACCAAACCCGCCGCGCCAACGAACTGCTGATACGCCTGGTGGAGCTTCACCCTGAGAATGTTGATGGCTTGCTGCGACTGGCGCAAATGAAACACTACCTCCGCAAATACGAAGAAGAATTGTCGCTGCTCGACCGTGTGCTGCGTATCGACGTAAATAATTCGCAGGCATATTTCATGAAAGGCATGGCCTTTAAAGAAACCGGCGATACCGCCAAAGCCATATCGAGCATGCAAACGGCCGTGGAGCAGGATCCCGACTACTACAATGCCTGGATTCAGCTGGGTGTAATTGCAGCATCAAAGAAAGACCCAATGGCCACACAGTACTATTCCAATGCGCTTAAAGTTCAGCCGCAAAGTCAGGAGGCATTTTATCACCTCGGCATGTTTTACCAGAATACGCAGCAGTACAATCCTGCACTGGAAGCATACAACACCTTGTTGCAGCTTAATCCCAATCATTTTGATGCCCATTTCAACCTCGGCTACCTGCATACGGTTGAGCTGAACGACCCCACAAAAGGCATGGAGTATTTCAACCTCTGCATCAAAGACAACCCGAAAGAGCCACGCGGTTATTACGGCATGGGCTACTGCTACAAGGAAAAAGGCGATATTGCCAATGCCGAGGCCATGTTCAAAAAAGCACTCGAAGTTGATCCGAAATACGAAAATGCGGTGATTGAACTCAATGAACTTGACCGGATAAAAAAAGTCGGAAAATAA